TCATCAATGGAGGTAATTGCAAAACTCCCCATTCTTGTCATTCCCGCAACGATTCTGAGCGGGAATCTGGTTCTAACTGCTTGAAAAACCATATTCCCGATAGAGATATTCGGGAATGACAAATGGTTTTGCAATTGCCTCAATGGTAATCTTTTTTTCACCGGCAAGATTCAATAGTGATTTCTCAATAATGGCAGCCTCAATCTCCAGGATGGCTTGCGACTGTTCAATCAGGGGTTGTTCCGGGTAATAAACGTGGCCCTGATCCGCCAGTTGATTCAGGACATAAAGAACTCCCGCTTCAGCCCTGAGCAGAGAATCTTTGGCGAATCCCATATTTTTGGCAATCTTGTCCGCTGTAATAAATCCGATGCCGAAGATATCCATTGCCAGTCGGTAAGGATTCTCCTGAACAATCTTGATGGCAGCGTTACCGTATTGCTTGAATATCTTGGCGGCATAGCCGGAGCTTACGCCATGAGTTTGCAGAAAGATCATGACCGCCCGGATATCCTTCTGATCCTGCCATGCTTTCTTTATCTTGCCGATGCGGACTACTCCAATGCCGGCAACTTCATCGAGCTTTTCAATGTTGCTTTCAATGACGTCGAGCGTTTCCTTCCCAAACATGCTGACAATACGCTTGGCCATGACAGGCCCTATTCCCTTGATCAGGCCCGAGCCCAAGTATTTCTGAATCCCGTAAACAGAGGTGGGTGTAGTCGTTTGGCAAAAGACGATCTTGAATTGCTCACCGAATTTCGGATGGTTGGTCCATTCCCCTTTCATTTTTATGATCTCGCCAGGAGTTGGGTTGATCAGGTTGCCGGTGCAGGTGACGAGATCCTTGTTCCCATAGATTTTAACTTTGGCGATGGTATAGCCTGATTCTTCATCGAAATAGGTTAAACGTTCTATCTGACCCTGAAGGTCTGTGAGTGCGGTTGTTTGCTGCATATGGATCAGTCCTTTTGCTAATAATGACATCGTTTCTTCTTTACCTTATCACAATTTCTGTCTATGATGTGTCCGACATAAATCAACAATTTTGATGCAGATTTTGCTGACAAGAAAAAGAGGACGTGATGGAAAAAAGACCTGAAATAAGCGTTGATCGCGGGAAAGAATTGGAGATAATTGATCCTGTCAAAAGAAAAAGCCCCTTCATTTCTTTCCGGTATTCCTATCGGGAAGTATCTTCTGTTGGCGGCAATACTTATGTGAAAGCCAAAGAGAAGAGCTTTGAAAACGGCAAGTTCAAGTCAGAGGAGTTTGAGGGAGTGGCGCCGGGAAATCTTTATGGCAATATGGTGGCAGAGATGCAGAAGATGTTTTTCGGGCAGATAGCATCGGTGGTGAAAGCGTTTGCAGCGTTTTTGCCAGGCGCGAAGCGGGACAAAAGAGATTGATTTTGAAGGGTACCGGTCATGATCTTTGTGAGATTTCTTTTTCTAATGGCATTTATCATGGTGAGATTTTACGTATAGTTTATTGAAGTCAGCGAAGGAGGTCGGTTCGATTTTGTAGCAGAGTACAACCAGAAATGCTTAACCAAAAAGACACGTAATTTTTATGTCTTCACCTATAACTCAGCGATTCCTTATGTAGAATTGAAGTGAGGATTATCATTCGAACTGTACGAACAATTATGACTCATAACAAACCCTGTTTTTCACGTTCTTCTTTGCCTGTTCATGACCCGGTCTCCCCCGAAGCTTGGCACCTTGCCCTCCTCTTTCCGACATATACGCCCCGACACTTCAAGAGGACAGTGTGCACACCCGGGCTGTTCTCTATCCATTTTTTCTACCATAAACAGAGAAATTTCTTTCCATCCCGCAGTTCGCCCCTTAGCTTCTCCATATGTCGAAGAGTCGCAACATCTCGTTCAAGATCAGAAGGCTTTATTTTAAGCCTCTCTATTATGGTCACTGATTCTACACCTCCGGTATCCTTCAATATTTGCAGTATATTTGCTTGAGTTTCGGTAAGCTCAACAGTAGCTTTATTCGCCTTTGAAAAGGATTTCGCACCGTATACTGCCCATGGGTCACATGCTTTGGCAGGCGAAAGGATGTCAATATAGCAATCTTCGCATAAGACTTGCCCATATAATTCTCTTTCCTCTCCTACTCCCATACTCTCTTTACATTTATCACATTTCATTAAATAATCCCTCTTATTGGCCACTTCCTTGACCATATTTGCCATCCGGATATCTGACTGGTACAGTTTATTTCCACTTGAAATTAAGCATTTTTATCGAGGATTACTTTTGCGTATTTCAGAAAGTTACAAATGCTCCCAATCATCCTCCCCCAATGCCACATTTCAATCGCAATTCATCAATATACCTTGATGAAAAAAATGGCTACTTGTATTTGTTATCCTTGCCAGCCTTGTCGGCAAACTCAGTCTCTCCGGCTTCCTGCAGGAACCACACTTGTCGTGTGCTATTCACTTTACCGTCGGTTGATAAACCACATGACCAGGCTTAGGACAACGCTGATCAGGATACTCGTGGTCAAAGGAAAGTAGAAGGAGGACTGCTTTCCTTGGAACAAGAAATCGCCGGGGAGTTTTCCGAGCCAAGGGACCTTCCCCGAGAGGAGTAGGGCGACACCGATACCCGCGATGAACAGGCCTATCACAATGAGCAGTTTGCCAATATTGCTAAAATCGGGCACCCCTTAGTCACCTCCAGAGAGACTGAACACCGCAGCTTGCCGCTGACGCTCAATTTCTGTTGACTTCTCCGTCAATATGGTCATATCATCCACAATAAATCAAGATAATTATCCACTTAAAGGAGAAATCCATCATGAACAGATCTGACCTTATCAATGCTCTTGCCGCTAAAGAAAACTTGACCGCAAATATGGCAACCGACACCATCAATCTGATCTTTGCCGGATTTACGGATACTCTGAAAAAGGGAGGCAGAATCGAGATAAGGGGCTTTGGGGCTTTTACTGTAAGGGAGTATAAGGCATATGCAGGAAGGAATCCAAGGACAGGAAAAAATATTAAGGTACGGCCGAAGAAGCTGCCGTTCTTTAAAGTTGGGAAAGAGCTGAAAGGAATGGTTAATCG
The sequence above is drawn from the Syntrophales bacterium genome and encodes:
- a CDS encoding DUF2905 domain-containing protein, whose protein sequence is MPDFSNIGKLLIVIGLFIAGIGVALLLSGKVPWLGKLPGDFLFQGKQSSFYFPLTTSILISVVLSLVMWFINRR
- a CDS encoding helix-hairpin-helix domain-containing protein, which produces MSLLAKGLIHMQQTTALTDLQGQIERLTYFDEESGYTIAKVKIYGNKDLVTCTGNLINPTPGEIIKMKGEWTNHPKFGEQFKIVFCQTTTPTSVYGIQKYLGSGLIKGIGPVMAKRIVSMFGKETLDVIESNIEKLDEVAGIGVVRIGKIKKAWQDQKDIRAVMIFLQTHGVSSGYAAKIFKQYGNAAIKIVQENPYRLAMDIFGIGFITADKIAKNMGFAKDSLLRAEAGVLYVLNQLADQGHVYYPEQPLIEQSQAILEIEAAIIEKSLLNLAGEKKITIEAIAKPFVIPEYLYREYGFSSS
- a CDS encoding integration host factor subunit beta, which produces MNRSDLINALAAKENLTANMATDTINLIFAGFTDTLKKGGRIEIRGFGAFTVREYKAYAGRNPRTGKNIKVRPKKLPFFKVGKELKGMVNRSN